The Trichomycterus rosablanca isolate fTriRos1 chromosome 22, fTriRos1.hap1, whole genome shotgun sequence genome has a window encoding:
- the rundc1 gene encoding RUN domain-containing protein 1 gives MWTEEAVGPDPEAGERWAPVGAVSNPEEDEEQNRSRSPGGDAEMTARLRRLEEEQEQLHSSLLALTSHFAQVQFRLKQIVHGQSEQHDREQMLQELEEFAFKGCPHVLGTRAQHSHNSTEREKRERLEAQREKQKELIVQLKTQLDDLEHFAYQEGSYDSLPQSVVMERQKVIIDELIKKLDVNLNEDIGNLTPEELRGRVDAAIAQIVNPARVKEQLVDQLKTQIRDLEMFINFIQDEVGNPLLSDRASGQQPQAAGPKPPTHNGMKQVDPERAQQLRANGLRLIQRAVAVLQIFVLSQLGCTAGAVPPNAWPSADVPPDYGPLLNRLEGAVERVRLLASRLQHAFGQDVPVVSYASPASPTAMSGPRHELTVAVRKDLALALRDLLAHGLYAPSEGMSVVLAPISCLLPFSASARPHSLHPWELFVKYYHAKNGPAFAESPARQLAQSFSLPVGTRSAVVTPKNSLLWAVHGVLREHGRYKRGADSEFKALVCLALNEQRLVSWINLVCKAGTLIHAHYQPWSYMAQTGFEGALKILGRLSHLKFDLPVDLAVRQLKNIKDAF, from the exons ATGTGGACGGAGGAGGCGGTGGGCCCGGACCCGGAGGCTGGGGAGCGCTGGGCCCCGGTCGGTGCGGTCTCTAACccggaggaggatgaggagcaGAACCGGAGCCGCAGTCCGGGCGGAGACGCGGAGATGACGGCCCGGCTGCGGCGGCTGGAGGAGGAGCAGGAGCAGCTGCACTCGTCCCTGCTGGCTCTCACCTCGCACTTCGCTCAGGTTCAGTTCCGCCTGAAGCAGATCGTTCACGGGCAGAGTGAGCAGCACGACCGGGAGCAGATGCTGCAGGAGCTGGAGGAGTTCGCCTTCAAGGGATGCCCGCATGTGCTCGGTACCCGGGCTCAGCACTCACACAACTCG ACTGAGAGGGAGAAACGGGAGCGTCTGGAGGCTCAGAGGGAGAAGCAGAAGGAGCTGATTGTTCAGTTGAAGACTCAGCTGGATGATCTGGAGCATTTCGCCTACCAGGAGGGCAGCTACGACTCTCTCCCCCAGTCTGTCGTCATGGAGAGGCAAAAG GTCATCATAGACGAGCTGATCAAGAAGCTGGACGTGAACCTGAACGAGGACATCGGGAACCTGACCCCCGAGGAGCTGCGGGGCCGCGTGGACGCCGCCATCGCGCAGATCGTCAACCCCGCCCGGGTGAAGGAGCAGCTGGTGGATCAGCTCAAGACCCAGATCAGGGACCTAGAAATGTTCATCAACTTCATACAGG ATGAGGTGGGGAACCCCCTGCTGTCGGACAGAGCGAGCGGCCAGCAGCCTCAAGCAGCAGGACCCAAACCCCCAACCCACAATGGCATGAAGCAAG TGGACCCTGAGCGCGCTCAGCAGCTGCGTGCCAACGGTCTGCGCCTGATCCAGCGGGCGGTGGCGGTGCTGCAGATCTTCGTCCTGAGCCAGCTGGGATGTACGGCCGGCGCGGTGCCTCCGAACGCGTGGCCCTCGGCGGACGTGCCGCCGGATTACGGCCCCCTGCTGAACAGGCTCGAAGGGGCGGTGGAGCGCGTGCGCCTCCTCGCCTCTCGTCTCCAGCACGCCTTCGGTCAGGACGTCCCCGTGGTGAGCTACGCGTCCCCGGCGTCTCCCACGGCCATGTCGGGACCCCGGCACGAGCTCACGGTTGCGGTGAGGAAGGATCTGGCCCTGGCGCTCCGGGACCTCCTCGCCCACGGCCTGTACGCCCCGTCCGAGGGCATGAGCGTGGTGCTGGCACCCATCTCCTGCCTGCTGCCGTTCTCCGCGTCCGCGCGGCCGCACTCGCTGCACCCCTGGGAGCTCTTCGTTAAGTACTACCACGCCAAGAACGGCCCCGCCTTCGCCGAGTCGCCCGCCCGCCAGCTGGCGCAGTCGTTCAGCCTGCCGGTCGGGACTCGGTCCGCGGTCGTGACGCCCAAGAACTCGCTCCTGTGGGCCGTGCACGGCGTGCTGAGGGAACACGGGCGGTACAAGCGCGGCGCCGACTCCGAGTTCAAGGCGCTGGTGTGCCTGGCGCTCAACGAGCAGAGGCTGGTGTCCTGGATCAACCTGGTGTGCAAGGCGGGGACTCTGATCCACGCCCACTACCAGCCCTGGAGCTACATGGCTCAGACCGGCTTCGAGGGCGCGCTCAAGATCCTGGGCCGCCTCAGCCACCTGAAGTTCGACCTCCCGGTGGATCTGGCCGTCCGGCAGCTCAAAAACATCAAGGACGCGTTCTGA
- the grna gene encoding granulin a — MMLSSMLRLTVNLLLLTLVAGSCPDDHGCEDEQTCCLIPSSGGYNCCPFHQGECCDDHIHCCPEGFLCQGEESKCSNATHTVQWAERLLSKLPDQAEVACCENFVHCCPAGKTCNLAAQTCDDSAGSEPWIEGSAQPTKLPESGGSVVPCNETAGCPDGSTCCKTPAGEWSCCPLVQAVCCEDHVHCCPQGTTCNLSAQKCEEPSGSVPWVKKEPSLPIRAKKLPEVEGSVVPCNETAGCPDGSTCCKTPAGEWSCCPLVQAVCCEDHVHCCPQGTTCNLSAQKCEEPSGSVPWVKKEPSLPIRAKKLPEVEGSVVPCNETVFCPDGCTCCKTPAGEWSCCPLVQAVCCEDYVHCCPQGTTCNLSAQKCESLSGSVPWMKKEPSQPIRAKKLPEVEGSDVPCNETVGCPDGCTCCKTPAGEWSCCPLVQAVCCEDYVHCCPHGTTCNLSAQKCESPSGSVPWLTKGPGRPIAGNERKSSTRSDGNEEVKVEKEDRTQCDPHHSCPDHTTCCLMNQTHTWGCCPLEEAVCCSDGVHCCPKGYTCQEGSCVQRQTESVPLPSIELLLSSPSQNDIQCGGGYKCKDSQTCCRMSETSWGCCPFPEAVCCSDMVHCCQTGYTCGDEGTCTQAPAFDWEHWEAFVSRKKKPLIL; from the exons ATGATGCTTTCATCT ATGTTACGACTGACAGTAAACCTGCTCCTGCTGACCCTGGTTGCTGGTTCATGTCCGGATGACCACGGTTGTGAAGATGAGCAGACGTGTTGCCTGATTCCCTCATCTGGAGGGTATAACTGCTGCCCCTTCCATCAG GGTGAGTGCTGTGACGACCACATTCACTGCTGCCCCGAGGGTTTCCTGTGCCAAGGGGAGGAATCCAAGTGTTCAAACGCTACACACACGGTCCAGTGGGCGGAGAGACTCCTGTCCAAACTCCCTGACCAGGCAGAG GTGGCGTGTTGTGAGAACTTCGTGCACTGCTGCCCTGCTGGGAAAACCTGTAACCTGGCTGCTCAGACCTGCGATGACTCGGCAGGATCAGAACCCTGGATAGAGGGGTCGGCACAACCAACGAAGCTTCCAGAGAGCGGCG GTTCTGTTGTTCCCTGTAATGAAACTGCGGGCTGTCCTGATGGAAGCACCTGCTGTAAGACCCCAGCAGGAGAATGGTCATGCTGCCCACTGGTCCAG GCGGTGTGCTGCGAGGACCACGTGCACTGCTGTCCTCAAGGGACCACGTGTAACCTCTCTGCTCAGAAGTGTGAGGAACCGTCAGGTTCGGTCCCCTGGGTGAAGAAGGAGCCCAGCCTGCCAATCAGAGCAAAGAAGCTTCCAGAAGTTGAGG GTTCTGTTGTTCCCTGTAATGAAACTGCGGGCTGTCCTGATGGAAGCACCTGCTGTAAGACCCCAGCAGGAGAATGGTCATGCTGCCCACTGGTCCAG GCGGTGTGCTGCGAGGACCACGTGCACTGCTGTCCTCAAGGGACCACGTGTAACCTCTCTGCTCAGAAGTGTGAGGAACCGTCAGGTTCGGTCCCCTGGGTGAAGAAGGAGCCCAGCCTGCCAATCAGAGCAAAGAAGCTTCCAGAAGTTGAGG GTTCTGTTGTTCCCTGTAATGAAACTGTGTTCTGTCCTGATGGATGCACCTGCTGTAAGACCCCAGCAGGAGAATGGTCATGCTGCCCACTGGTCCAG GCGGTGTGCTGCGAGGACTACGTGCACTGCTGTCCTCAAGGGACCACGTGTAACCTCTCTGCTCAGAAGTGTGAGAGTCTGTCAGGTTCGGTCCCCTGGATGAAGAAGGAGCCCAGCCAGCCAATCAGAGCAAAGAAGCTTCCGGAAGTTGAGG GTTCTGATGTTCCCTGTAATGAAACTGTCGGCTGTCCTGATGGATGCACCTGCTGTAAGACCCCAGCAGGAGAATGGTCATGCTGCCCACTGGTCCAG GCGGTGTGCTGTGAGGACTACGTGCACTGCTGTCCTCACGGGACCACGTGTAACCTCTCGGCTCAGAAGTGTGAGAGTCCGTCAGGTTCGGTCCCCTGGCTGACCAAGGGGCCCGGCCGCCCGATCGCAGGGAACGAGCGAAAATCCTCGACGAGAAGCGACGGGAATGAAGAAGTGAAAGTGGAGAAGGAAGATCGAACTCAGTGTGACCCACATCACTCCTGTCCTGATCACACAACCTGCTGCCTCATGAACCAAACACACACGTGGGGGTGCTGCCCTCTGGAGGAG GCTGTGTGCTGTAGTGATGGAGTCCACTGCTGTCCGAAAGGCTACACCTGCCAGGAGGGCTCGTGCGTCCAGCGCCAGACCGAATCGGTTCCTTTGCCCTCCATCGAGCTGCTGTTATCCTCGCCATCGCAAAACGACATCCAGTGTGGAGGAGGATACAAGTGTAAAGACTCCCAAACCTGCTGCAGGATGTCTGAGACCTCCTGGGGCTGCTGCCCGTTTCCCGAG GCGGTgtgctgcagtgacatggtgcaCTGCTGTCAGACCGGATACACGTGTGGAGATGAGGGAACCTGCACTCAAGCTCCAGCCTTCgactgggaacactgggaggCCTTCGTCTCCAGAAAGAAGAAGCCTCTTATTTTATAA
- the ifi35 gene encoding interferon-induced protein 35, which produces MSSDEDFSLVPDDHLSNTLKKIQKEIERLKVEQRTLEEDKQFLIDAKNSNVKFTQDFQKAAEDVKKRIETTKRTQAVTVRKVQEKLAGLKQEQMKLKMEISETVKELDYTDETQKSLKQQTEVSTAVPEKKVVFKGEMADGTHAPGFDIQPRVVYPMEEGTALITFEEEQVANKLLALKKHEVQLGDCSITVQAEPVQFLVPTDVSMDTNVCPRRVLVSNLPKSESTERILDKLEIHFSKTKNKGGEVDEVVLLEDSGNVVITFTDNNIASVLTNTPMHEIEIERGKKHKVKVTPFLNGEITLLKTGTTSCSRTVLLTGIPAVMDKDSLQDLLEIHFQKSTNSGGEVDAIVYNPAGERTLAVFEEDSPQTE; this is translated from the exons ATGTCTTCAGACGAG GATTTCTCTCTGGTTCCTGATGATCACCTATCAAACACACTGAAGAAAATCCAGAAAGAAATTGAACGGCTCAAG GTAGAACAGCGCACCCTAGAGGAGGACAAGCAGTTCTTAATAGATGCCAAGAACAGTAACGTCAAATTTACTCAGGACTTCCAAAAAGCAGCTGAAGATGTGAAGAAGCGCATAGAGACCACGAAGCGTACACAAGCTGTAACAGTGAGGAAAGTacag GAGAAGCTGGCTGGTCTGAAACAGGAGCAGATGAAACTGAAGATGGAGATCAGTGAAACTGTGAAGGAACTGGACTACACTGATGAAACCCAGAAGAGCCTAAAACAGCAGACAGAG GTATCCACTGCAGTGCCGGAGAAGAAGGTGGTGTTTAAGGGTGAGATGGCTGATGGAACTCATGCGCCGGGTTTCGATATTCAGCCCCGTGTTGTGTATCCTATGGAGGAAGGAACCGCACTCATCACCTTCGAGGAGGAACAAG TTGCTAACAAGCTTTTAGCTCTGAAGAAACATGAGGTGCAGCTGGGCGACTGTAGTATCACTGTACAGGCCGAACCGGTGCAGTTTCTCGTACCTACTGACGTATCG ATGGACACTAACGTCTGTCCACGTCGCGTCCTCGTCTCCAACCTGCCGAAAAGCGAGAGCACCGAGCGAATTCTGGACAAGCTGGAGATTCATTTCTCCAAGACAAAGAACAAAGGAGGCGAGGTGGATGAAGTGGTCCTGCTAGAAGACTCTGGAAACGTTGTCATCACCTTCACCGACAATAACA TTGCCAGTGTTCTGACAAATACACCAATGCATGAGATTGAGATAGAAAGAGGGAAGAAACACAAGGTGAAGGTTACGCCCTTCCTCAACGGAGAGATCACACTTCTCAAG ACGGGAACCACGAGCTGCAGCAGGACGGTACTGCTGACCGGAATCCCCGCCGTAATGGACAAGGACAGTCTGCAGGACCTGCTGGAGATCCACTTCCAAAAGAGCACCAACAGCGGGGGAGAAGTGGACGCTATCGTTTACAACCCAGCGGGAGAGAGGACTCTGGCTGTGTTCGAAGAAGACAGTCCACAAACCGAGTAG
- the bcat2 gene encoding branched-chain-amino-acid aminotransferase, mitochondrial, with translation MAALRTALCGRLLHPLPLGLGSVRFASSSFKASDLVIEKSRVQQPKPEVAGLGFGKYFSDHMLTVSWTEKGGWEAPQIKPFQNLSLHPASSALHYSVELFEGMKAFRGVDGHIRLFRPMLNMERMYRSADRCCLPLFDKSELLKCINKLVELDQDWVPRSLDASLYIRPTFIGVEPSLGVSRALHALLFVIIGPVGPYFATGAFNPISLLADPRFVRACRGGVGAYKMGSNYGPTIAIQSEAVKQGCQQVLWLYGDKEEITEVGTMNLFIYWTTENGERELVTPPLDGIILPGVTRQSLLDLAREWGEFKVTERKVVMKELMDALKAGRVKEVFGAGTACVVCPVGSLRYKGELYEIPTMQNGPDLALRFYKELTDIQYGRMKRDWAPVVV, from the exons ATGGCGGCTCTAAGGACG GCATTATGTGGACGTCTTCTTCACCCTCTCCCCCTGGGTTTGGGATCGGTGCGCTTCGCCAGCTCTTCTTTCAAG GCGTCGGATCTGGTGATTGAGAAGAGTCGGGTGCAGCAGCCCAAACCCGAAGTCGCCGGCCTGGGTTTTGGGAAGTATTTCTCCGATCACATGCTGACCGTCTCGTGGACGGAAAAAGGAGGATGGGAGGCTCCTCAGATCAAACCCTTTCAGAATCTGTCCCTTCACCCGGCGTCCTCGGCTCTGCACTATTCTGTTGAG CTCTTCGAGGGAATGAAGGCGTTCAGAGGGGTTGATGGTCACATCCGCCTGTTCAGGCCCATGCTCAACATGGAGCGCATGTACCGCAGCGCTGACCGCTGCTGCCTGCCC tTATTTGATAAGTCGGAGTTGCTGAAGTGCATTAATAAGCTGGTTGAACTGGACCAGGACTGGGTTCCCCGCTCTTTAGATGCCAGCCTCTACATTAGACCCACCTTCATCGGGGTCGAG CCGTCTCTGGGCGTGTCCCGGGCGCTCCACGCCCTCCTGTTTGTCATCATCGGGCCCGTGGGGCCGTACTTCGCCACCGGGGCTTTCAATCCCATCTCTCTGCTGGCAGACCCCCGATTCGTCCGGGCGTGCAGGGGCGGCGTGGGAGCTTACAAGATGGGCAG TAACTACGGACCTACGATCGCCATCCAGAGCGAGGCTGTGAAGCAGGGATGTCAGCAGGTGCTGTGGCTCTACGGCGACAAGGAGGAGATCACCGAGGTCGGCACCATGAACCTCTTCATCTACTGGACCACCGAGAACGGAG AGCGAGAGCTGGTCACCCCTCCACTAGATGGCATCATCCTCCCGGGTGTCACCAGACAGTCTCTGCTCGACCTGGCTAGAGAATGG ggtgAGTTTAAGGTCACTGAGAGGAAGGTGGTGATGAAGGAGCTCATGGACGCTCTGAAAGCGGGGCGGGTGAAGGAGGTTTTCGGAGCCGGTACCGCCTGTGTGGTGTGTCCTGTCGGCAGCCTGCGCTACAAAGGAGAG CTGTATGAAATCCCCACCATGCAGAACGGTCCTGACCTGGCCTTGAGGTTCTACAAGGAGCTGACCGACATTCAG TACGGGCGCATGAAGAGGGACTGGGCGCCTGTCGTCGTCTGA
- the hsd17b14 gene encoding 17-beta-hydroxysteroid dehydrogenase 14 → MASAPRYHNKVVIVTGGSKGIGRGIVKVFVQNGAKVVFCARGVEAGKSLQDELNKAGPGSSLFVSCDMSKENDIKTLITTTVERFGQIDCLVNNAGWHPPHKPTDETSAEEFKDLLNLNLISYFLASKFALPFLRKTQGNIINVSSLVASIGQKHAAPYVATKGAIIAMTKAMAVDESRYNVRVNCISPGNVMTPLWDQLAGQTPDAAAAIKDGENAQLLGRMGTEEESGLMALFLAADATFCTGVDLLLSGGAELNYGFKSQIP, encoded by the exons ATGGCGAGTGCACCGCGATACCACAACAAGGTGGTTATTGTTACCGGGGGGTCCAAGGGAATCGGGAGGGGCATCGTTAAAGTCTTCG TGCAGAATGGAGCTAAAGTGGTTTTCTGTGCCCGAGGAG TTGAAGCAGGTAAAAGTCTGCAGGACGAGCTGAATAAGGCGGGGCCGGGCTCGTCGCTCTTTGTGTCCTGTGACATGTCTAAGGAAAACGACATTAAG ACCCTGATCACGACCACGGTCGAGCGATTCGGACAGATCGACTGTTTGGTCAATAATGCCGGTTGGC ATCCTCCTCATAAACCCACGGATGAGACCAGCGCTGAGGAGTTCAAAGATTTACTAAACCTCAATCTGATCAGCTACTTCCTCGCATCAAAG TTCGCTCTTCCGTTTCTGAGGAAAACACAAGGCAACATCATCAACGTCTCCAGTCTGGTGGCGTCTATcggtcaaaaacatgcagcaccGTACGTGGCCACCAAG GGGGCGATCATTGCTATGACCAAAGCGATGGCTGTTGATGAAAGTCGCTACAACGTTCGAGTAAACTG CATTTCCCCCGGTAATGTGATGACCCCTCTGTGGGACCAGCTCGCTGGTCAAACGCCGGACGCAGCGGCTGCTATTAAAGACGGGGAGAACGCACAG CTGCTGGGTCGGATGGGCACTGAAGAGGAGAGCGGACTCATGGCACTCTTCCTGGCTGCCGATGCCACGTTCTGTACCGGCGTTGATCTGTTACTGAGCGGAGGAGCTGAGCTCAACTACGGCTTCAAAAGTCAGATTCCTTAA